ccctccctccctccctgtttctttctccccccctccctccctccctccctgtttctttctccccccctccctccctccctccctgtttctttctcccccctccctccctccctccctccatccctgtttctttctccccccctcccgccctccctccctgtttctttctccccccctccctccctccctccctgtttctttctcccccctccctccctccctccctgtttctttctccccccctccctccctccctccctgtttctttctccccccctccctccctccctccctgtgtctttctccccccctccctccctgtttctttctcccccctccctccctgtttctttctccccccctccctccctccctccctgtttctttctcccccctccctccctccctgtttctttctcccccctccctccctccctccctccctgtttctttctcccccctccctccctccctccctgtttctttctcccccctccctccctccctccctgtttctttctcccccctccctccctccctgtttctttctcccccctccctccatccctccctgtttctttctcccccctccctccctccctccctgtttctttctccccccccctccctgtgtctttctccccccctcccccctccctgtttctttctcccccctccctccctgtttctttctcccccctccctccctgtttctttctccccctccttcctccctgtttctttctcccccctccctccctgtttctttctcccccctccctccctgtttctttctccccctccctccctgtttctttctcccccctccctccctgattctttctccccctccctccctgtttctttctccccctccctccctgtttctttctcccccctccctccctgtttctttctccccctccctccctgtttctttctccccctccctccctgtttctttctccccctccctccctgtttctttctcccccctccctccctgtttctttctcccccctccctccctgtttctttctcccccctccctccctgtttctttctcccccctccctccctgtttctttctcccccctccctccctgtttctttctcccccctgcctccctgtttctttctcccccctccctccctgtttctttctcccccctccctccctgtttctttctcccccctccctccctgtttctttctcccccctccctccctgtttctttatctccccctccctccctgtttctttatcccccctccctccctgtttctttaccccccctccctccctgtttctttatcccccctccctccctgtttctttatccccctccatccctgtttctttatcccccctcccaccctgtttctttatccccccctccccaccctgtttctttatcccccctccctccctgtttctttatctccccctccctccctgtttctttatcccccctccctccctgtttctttatcccccctccctccctgtttctttacccccctccctccctgtttctttatcccccctccctccctgtttctttcttaccccctccctccctgtttctttcttcccccctcccctccctccctgtttctttatcccccctccctgtttctttatcccccctcccctccctgtttctttatcccccctcccctccctgtttctttatccccccctcccctccctgtttctttatccccccctcccctccctgtttctttatcccccctccctccctgtttctttatccccccctccctccctgtttctttatcctccccccctccctccctgtttctttcttccctcctcccctccctccccgtttctttcttcccccctcccctacctgtgttagcgtggccgagctctgtactgtccgcgggtacagggagcttttgtttcctgtacccggcggactaacaggaagtgcacactcagtgttcacttccttttagtccggccgggtacaggagacagatgctccctgtaccggcggactatacagggctcggccacgctacattgagggagtgacaggagggagcgctgagcgcttccctcctgtcagcccctctcctctggctgcgcccgggcggtgcgccctcatggacgcaccagcccgggcagagctgcagccgcctgaggctctctgcagagcgctcgggcggctgcagcaaaaggggggccggcggagctgggggggatttccccattacctgtcccccccgcatgatttgctgggggggatgcgtcccccccatcccccccggttcctacgcccatgaatcTAGATATATCTACTTTGATTTTATGTTGTTTAATGTTGGCCCTTTACTCAAAATTACACAGTCTTGGGATCTATGGAAGTAGTTCTTTATATATCTAATTGGAAATAGTTAATATCAATAGGGAAAAATCTCTATAATAACTCAAAATTGGACATAAATGTCTCTGCACAAAAACTCACCAGTCTATTGGATTTCACAGTAAATATTGACTATTCATCCTGAACTATTTTTTATCTCCCAGAGACATTTTACAATTCTCACACAATATTTAGCCTACTGATGCATGATATAGTTTTAAACACCTTAAAGGTACTAAACCaactttagctcagtgaagcaattttggtgtatagattatgcccttgaagtctcactgctcaatttccaccatttatgagttaaattacttttaacagccctagccacaccttcctgcatgtaacctgcacagccttcctaaacacttcctgtaaaaatacatctaatgtttacattttgaaGTTAACAATGTTGCTACTGTACTACCTTCTActtgttaatattgttttggtgttcatcactttatatttatatggctGCTCCCACTGttgcgagacctgcgtgtctcctatTTTACTATCTTATCGCATTGTTATACGTATCCGATGACACAAATAAAAGCCGTTTGAAcactaatgtttacattttatttattggacagcctgtttaatttagcatttcttatctcctgctctgttaaaagctTTCTGGACCcagcaggagcctcatgtgtgtgtaaagttaaatttacagagcaggagataaaaacttgtaaagcatgttaacatgtgattgaaaagtaaaccattttttttgtgcaggctgtgccagtcacagccagggtaggtgtggctaggactgactagacagaaaaaaagtgatttattttctcaatggcagagaattgagcagtgagactgcaggggcatgatctataccagtggttaaaaaactttttaggttcaaggcgccctaaatatttcaatatttttccaaggtacCCCaaatcaaaatttctaggttgtatatctgtacatcgctgcagcatttactggcgctatagtgtaatgtgcagtgttggtgtttgaagaggTGCATGTATATCGTTTTagtgtttgaatacaggggtgtgtttgtatgtaatgtttgcgtttggtTGCATGGGTGTGTttcaatgtaatgttcacttttagatgaggatgtacatttgtgtgaagtatttgtgtttgagtgaaggagtgtgtttgtatatccttttggagtttagatgcaggagtgtgtttgtatgttgtactggtgtttgactgcttggatttatgcacatacactaccacataaatatatacatacatacatacatacttacacaaatatacatgcccattaacacacagatacatttaaCACTGACAAATACCTTAACACACGCATACaccgatatatacacacacaccctgacacacacacacacattgatacatgcacagaCCAtgccacagatacaaacactggcaaaagaaaaaaacaatctgacacacagatgcacatacacaaatgcacatcctgacacacagatatgtgcacacacacagacacacacactgacacagaagcacattgacatatatatatatacactcactcacacacacacagatacacaccctgacagacacacactcactcattcaaatacatcctgatacacacacatacacacacacacacgtgatatttttttatatctccagccaccctcctgttagcttaccttgtgtgttCCTGGAGGATGGCTTGCAGTCCTGGttcaggctgtcacttcctcccagccggccaacAAAACAGGAGCCCGGTcacggtcttaaaggaccacggCACCCAACCAGTCCCCTGTTCAACAGTTATCTTTCCCGTAGCTATAATCAAAGCACCAGGGAAACATTCTGCAGCGCTCCGGTGTGCCCattggcacacagtttgggaaccgctgatctgtacattaaaactgcttcattaacctaaagttgttttgatgcttatagtGTCAATTTAAGGTGATTTTTCCAGTATTCTTCTCCATCCAAATAAATAACCCCCTGAGTTAGCAAAATAGGGATAGATTTCATCCTTTACAAGACATTGCATAATGTGGAATAAATGTACATATAAGTTTCATGCCACTAAAATGTCATTTGAAGTCGCAAAAAGAAAGAGTATTTTTACATCCTTGTATATTTTTACAGAACCATATGTAACCCAATATTTCTTCGGTGTTTCAGATATTTACCTTTCACAGGGGAAAATCACTGAAGTTATTGACAACCATGGTTCACAAGAGCAAATCTTTCTGGATTTCCAATTTTAAGGATCATGCAATTAACATTAATGTTGGGGGATTAAAAAAACGTGTTAGTTCTATCACCTTGTCTCAATTTCCAGACACCAGACTTGGACGGTTACTTTTCTGTGAAACTGAAGAATCTATTCTACAAATTTGTGATGACTATGACCTAGTTTCCAATGAGTTTTACTTTGATCGAAACCCTGGACTATTTCCCTATGTTCTGTACTTTTATGAGACTGGAAAACTCCATATGATGGACGATTTGTGTGCCTTCTCTTTTTCCCAAGAAATTGAATATTGGGGAATTAGTGAGTTCTTCCTTGACTCGTGCTGCAGCTATAGATACCATGAACGTAAATTAGAAAGCAGGCGACGCAACTGGGATGAGGAAAGTGAGGTGAGCAGTGTTGATACTTCTGTTGATGAAATTTCTGACTTCAATCATGACCTCATGCGCTTTAATACCTTACAGTGTGGAAATTTGCGCAAAAGACTTTGGCTCACTATGGAAAATCCAGGGTATTCTATACCAAGCAAAATTTTTAGTTTCATTTCCATTTGCGTTGTAATTCTCTCAATATCTACAATGTGCATCAACAGTATGCCAGAATACCAGAAGTTAGACAAGGATGAAATTCCTATTGATGACCCAATCCTTCACAATCTGGAATATTTCTGTATCTCCTGGTTTACATTTGAGGTATCTTCAAGGTTGATCCTTGCCCCAAACCTTAAGAAGTTCTTCAAACATCCTTTAAACTTAATTGACATTGTGTCCGTGTTACCATTTTATTTTACCCTATTGGTTGATTTGACTGTTGGCAGTGATCATGAGTTGGGAAATTTGGGGAAAGTTGTTCAAGTATTTCGCTTAATGAGAATTTTTCGGGTCCTGAAATTAGCACGGCATTCTACTGGACTACGTTCACTTGGAGCAACACTAAAGGTAAAATATGTCTATAAgcagtttatttgttttgttaaatgTACATGTTTCCAATTTTTTAAGCTTTGCTTTTTCTTTAAAGAAGAATCTTGACATGTGCAGATTTGGACCAAAGTAGTTTTCCTTTAATCAatttaaataccgtatttatcggcgtataacacgcactttttctccctgaaaatagggggaaaatcatgggtgcgtgttatacgccgatatcccacatttacttacctgtcttgaagcgtgggccggcttcacagcgcgcaccgcggtactggaacttaaatttcaggttccggtttccagcgggactgaaaggaagtgtgcacactattgtgtgcacacttcctttcagtcccgccggaaaccggaacctgacatttaagttccagtaccacggtgcgcgctgtgaagccggcccacgcttcaagacaggtaagtaaatatgggacaagagggaaagtgcactaggggacactatgggaggggggaggggacactatggaaaggggggatactatgggaggggggtggagaatactatggaaggggggaacactatgggagggggggagaatactatgggggggagaatactatgggaggggggggagaatactatgggggggagaatattatgggagggggggggagaatactatgggagggggggagaatactatgggggggagaatactatgggggggggagaatactatgggagggggggagaatactatggaaagggggggagaatactatggaaagggggaaacactatgggatgaggggggggaatactatgggaggggtggaaatttcctggaatttccttctgaaaatgaggtgcgtgttatacgccggggcgtgttatacgccgataaatacggtaagtatTTTATGAATATTTGCAATGTTCTCAATTTCACCTTTGTTTTTAAGAGTGGTATTTTTAAAGTTTAGCAGAGAAAGTGCTAATATGCATGCTAACTGACCACTATCAAATGCTTTACCATGATTCTTTTTTTACCACAACAAGTGTCCACCGACATTATAAGCTCATATTTTGACAATTtgcaattttaggaaccgggagatggaaaaagatgcttggtcggtcctcctacttcaaatttgtggcactgtgcgtgcaacctaatgtgccaccagataggagtggtgtgttaagtagtactattctaatcagtttccctgttacgtccccctcatcaggccttttttagttgaatgtatcgcccactgtcagtcccttcgggacccatgcctcattcatcttaataaaggtgaggtaatctagacttttttgacctaggcgacttctcttctcagtgacaatacctcctgctgccctGAAGGTTCTTTCTGACATGACACTtcaagcggggcaggccagaagatctatcgcaaattgggatagctcaggccacaggtcaagcctgcacacccagtagtcaaggggttcatcactcctcagagtgtcgatatctgcagttaaggcgaggtagtctgctacctgtcggtcgagtcgttctctgagggtggatcccgaagggctgtggcgatgcgtaggacttaaaaagctccgcatgtcctccatcaacaacacgtctgtaaagcgtcctgtccatgccggcgtggtcgtgggaggaggaggattactttcacctcttcccctgttagattcccgttgtgctgtgacatcacccttatacgctgtgtaaagcatactttttaatttattttggaactgctgcatcctttccgactaattcagtaacatttcaggcactttctgcttataccgggggtctactaGCGTGGACGCCCAGTACAGGtctagcaagcgatgctgataaggctgtttctggtggtgatggtgaccacaactcttcctcttcacgctcatctacggcctgatccagcactcttcgcagggcacgctccaggaagaaaacaaatggtatgatgtcactgatggtgccttcggtgtgactgactaggtttgtcacttcctcaaaaggacgcatgagccaacaggcattgcgcatgagcgtccagtaacgtggcaaaaaaattcccagctccgcagagcctgtcctagcaccccggtcatacaaatagtcgttaacagctttttcttgttgaagcaggtggtcgaacattaggagtgttgaattccaacatgtcgggctgtcgcaaatcaagcgcctcactggcatgttgtttcgtcgctggatatctgaaaagtgcgccatggccgtgtaggaacgcctgaaatagccacacaccttcctggcctgcttcaggacgtcctgtaagcctgtgtacttatgcacaaagcgttgtacg
Above is a genomic segment from Pelobates fuscus isolate aPelFus1 chromosome 6, aPelFus1.pri, whole genome shotgun sequence containing:
- the LOC134565744 gene encoding potassium voltage-gated channel subfamily S member 1-like; translated protein: MVHKSKSFWISNFKDHAININVGGLKKRVSSITLSQFPDTRLGRLLFCETEESILQICDDYDLVSNEFYFDRNPGLFPYVLYFYETGKLHMMDDLCAFSFSQEIEYWGISEFFLDSCCSYRYHERKLESRRRNWDEESEVSSVDTSVDEISDFNHDLMRFNTLQCGNLRKRLWLTMENPGYSIPSKIFSFISICVVILSISTMCINSMPEYQKLDKDEIPIDDPILHNLEYFCISWFTFEVSSRLILAPNLKKFFKHPLNLIDIVSVLPFYFTLLVDLTVGSDHELGNLGKVVQVFRLMRIFRVLKLARHSTGLRSLGATLKHSYREVGILLLYLAVGVSVFSGMAYTAEKDEDTGFDTIPSCWWWGTVSMTTVGYGDVVPATVAGKLAASGCILGGILVVALPITIIFNKFSHFYRRQKALENAVRNSDRESEKKPSAMDEREDEQFADL